From Brochothrix thermosphacta DSM 20171 = FSL F6-1036, a single genomic window includes:
- a CDS encoding ribonuclease J has translation MTIKPVENIKILSLGGVAELGKNMYVVEVNDDIFILDAGLRFPEDELLGIDVVIPDIKYLEENQDRIKAVFLSHGHEDAIGALPYLLKKINNIPVYGTELTVALARAAIKEHKDLKYNRFHVVHARSRLSFEQINVSFFATTHSIPDSIGTVLHTADGAIVYTGDFKFDQSSLPGYQTDLGQIAKIGEKGVLALLSDSSEAEHPGYTSSDSVAAQEMLKGFKKASGRIIVAVVASNVSRLQQVFDAASATNRRVAILGKELERVITVSAKLEKLVIDNEERIVPLKDIEDVADDNLVIIESGNLGEPILQLNKMAKQTHRLVNVRPGDTVFIGATNNPATETLLAKTVDLIYRNDAAVSTFSKDIFISGHASQEELKMMMNLLKPKYFVPIHGEYRMLIEHTKVARSIGFTNEQIFIINKGDILEYKEGRFAMGSRVFSGNTLIDGLGVGDVGNIVLRDRKLLSEDGIFIVVVTISRRQKRIISGPEMMSRGFIYMRESEALIESATKMAEKIVLETLEDKNFEWANLKQAIRDKLNRYLFEQTRRRPMILPVIMEVN, from the coding sequence TTGACAATTAAACCAGTCGAAAACATCAAAATTTTATCTCTCGGTGGCGTAGCGGAATTAGGAAAAAACATGTATGTAGTAGAAGTAAACGATGATATTTTTATCCTAGATGCCGGATTACGTTTCCCAGAAGATGAATTGCTCGGTATTGATGTCGTTATACCTGATATTAAATATTTAGAAGAAAACCAAGATCGTATTAAAGCTGTATTCTTATCTCACGGACATGAGGATGCAATCGGAGCGTTACCTTACCTCCTCAAGAAAATCAACAACATCCCAGTTTATGGGACAGAATTAACAGTTGCCCTTGCTCGTGCAGCAATTAAAGAGCACAAAGACTTAAAATACAACCGTTTCCATGTGGTACATGCGCGTTCTCGTCTATCATTTGAACAAATCAATGTATCTTTCTTTGCGACAACACACTCTATTCCAGATTCAATAGGAACTGTATTACATACAGCAGATGGTGCGATTGTTTATACTGGTGATTTCAAATTTGATCAATCTTCATTACCTGGCTATCAAACGGATTTAGGTCAAATTGCTAAAATCGGTGAAAAAGGTGTGTTAGCGTTGCTTTCAGACAGTTCTGAAGCAGAACACCCTGGATACACTTCAAGTGACTCTGTCGCTGCTCAAGAGATGCTTAAAGGCTTCAAAAAAGCATCTGGACGTATTATAGTGGCTGTTGTGGCTTCTAACGTTAGTCGCTTACAACAAGTGTTTGATGCAGCTAGTGCAACAAACCGTCGCGTTGCCATTCTTGGTAAAGAACTAGAACGTGTTATTACAGTCTCTGCTAAACTAGAGAAATTAGTAATTGATAATGAAGAAAGAATTGTGCCCTTAAAAGATATTGAAGATGTCGCTGATGATAACCTTGTTATTATTGAAAGTGGCAATCTTGGAGAGCCTATTTTACAATTGAACAAAATGGCTAAACAAACACACCGTTTAGTGAATGTACGCCCTGGCGATACTGTTTTCATCGGTGCGACAAACAATCCAGCAACGGAAACTTTATTGGCTAAAACAGTCGATTTAATCTACCGTAACGATGCTGCTGTTTCTACATTCTCAAAAGATATCTTTATCTCTGGACACGCAAGTCAAGAAGAGCTGAAGATGATGATGAATCTCTTGAAACCAAAATATTTTGTTCCGATTCATGGTGAGTACCGTATGTTAATTGAGCATACAAAAGTAGCACGCTCAATCGGTTTTACAAATGAACAAATCTTTATCATTAACAAAGGTGATATTCTAGAATACAAAGAAGGCCGCTTTGCAATGGGAAGCCGTGTATTCTCTGGTAACACATTAATTGATGGTTTGGGTGTTGGTGATGTTGGTAATATCGTCTTACGCGATCGTAAATTATTATCAGAAGATGGTATTTTCATCGTTGTTGTTACAATTAGCCGCCGTCAAAAACGTATCATCTCAGGACCTGAAATGATGTCACGTGGCTTCATTTACATGCGTGAATCAGAAGCACTAATTGAATCAGCTACAAAAATGGCTGAAAAAATTGTGTTAGAAACGCTTGAAGATAAAAACTTCGAATGGGCTAACCTTAAACAAGCGATTCGTGATAAATTAAACCGTTACTTATTTGAACAAACACGTCGACGTCCAATGATTTTACCAGTCATTATGGAAGTTAACTAA
- the dapA gene encoding 4-hydroxy-tetrahydrodipicolinate synthase yields MKFGKVMTAMVTPFDAEGKITEALTTQLVNYLIDNGSDGLIVAGTTGESPTLSHDEKLDLFSYAIKAAAGRVPIILGTGSNNTAESVSFTKEVADLGADGVLAVVPYYNKPSQAGIYAHYKAIAAATDLPVVVYNIPGRSAVKIELDTLVELAKIPNITAVKDCTADFAMLAQLQSKVGDQLAIYSGEDALTLPLYAVGGSGVISVSSHVVGTEMQAMLNAFDAGDVARAQQLHRDLMPVIGACFSVPSPAPVKFWLNKQGIETGEPRLPIIAVTDEEATIIEKSITDFKEKQH; encoded by the coding sequence ATGAAATTTGGGAAAGTCATGACCGCGATGGTTACACCGTTTGATGCTGAAGGAAAAATAACCGAGGCGCTCACAACTCAATTAGTTAATTATCTCATTGATAATGGTTCCGATGGTCTTATTGTTGCAGGCACAACAGGGGAGTCTCCAACGTTAAGTCACGATGAAAAACTTGATCTCTTCAGCTATGCAATTAAAGCAGCAGCTGGTCGTGTTCCTATTATCTTAGGGACAGGTTCAAACAATACAGCAGAATCAGTTAGTTTCACTAAAGAAGTTGCAGATTTAGGTGCGGACGGTGTGTTAGCTGTCGTTCCATATTATAACAAACCCAGCCAAGCAGGGATTTATGCACATTATAAAGCCATTGCAGCAGCAACCGATTTACCGGTGGTTGTTTATAATATACCAGGACGTTCCGCAGTTAAAATTGAGCTTGATACGCTGGTTGAATTAGCGAAAATACCAAATATCACTGCTGTTAAAGATTGTACAGCCGATTTTGCTATGCTTGCACAATTGCAAAGTAAAGTAGGCGATCAACTTGCCATTTATAGTGGTGAAGATGCGTTGACGTTACCGTTATATGCCGTTGGAGGTTCAGGCGTTATTTCTGTAAGTTCTCACGTTGTAGGGACAGAAATGCAAGCAATGCTTAATGCATTTGATGCTGGCGATGTTGCTCGCGCGCAACAATTACATCGCGATCTCATGCCTGTTATCGGTGCTTGTTTCTCAGTACCAAGTCCAGCTCCAGTGAAGTTCTGGTTGAATAAACAAGGGATTGAAACTGGCGAACCACGTTTGCCAATTATTGCTGTAACAGATGAAGAAGCAACAATAATCGAAAAAAGCATTACAGATTTTAAAGAAAAACAACATTAA
- the dapG gene encoding aspartate kinase yields MKLIVQKFGGTSVKTAESRQLAIGHINNALKKGYQSVVVVSAIGRSGDPYATDTLLGLVDSPHTALSLREQDMLVSVGELISANVFADMLNKAGIKAAALSGGQAGILTDANYQNADILAVNPKRIFHELNNGADVVVVAGFQGHAPNGDVTTLGRGGSDTSAAALGVAVKAEFIDIFTDVEGIMTADPRVVKKAIQLDKISYTEVMQMATEGAKVIHPRAVETANKGKVPMRVRSTYSQNEGTLITDISPVEQTTAQQDRALFCGVTHINNLCQFSITKPAQLDEHSLTAILKENRVNASFISTNETHLLFSVPDVKRELIEDVLVNNGNVVTIREKCAKITVVGIEHRHMKDVSQTILTALDNENIQILQTKSNANTLWVLVDEVNMIQAANSLHDIFNQTL; encoded by the coding sequence ATGAAGCTAATTGTACAAAAATTTGGTGGTACCTCAGTAAAAACAGCTGAGTCACGCCAACTCGCAATCGGACATATAAATAATGCTCTTAAAAAAGGTTATCAATCAGTTGTGGTTGTTTCTGCAATTGGTCGTTCAGGTGATCCCTATGCGACGGATACCTTATTAGGGTTAGTGGATAGTCCACATACCGCTCTGTCATTACGTGAACAAGATATGCTTGTCTCTGTTGGTGAATTAATATCAGCGAATGTTTTTGCTGATATGTTAAACAAAGCTGGCATAAAGGCAGCAGCATTATCAGGTGGGCAAGCAGGCATTCTGACAGATGCAAACTATCAAAATGCTGATATACTAGCAGTCAATCCTAAACGAATTTTTCATGAACTTAATAACGGTGCTGATGTCGTTGTTGTTGCAGGTTTTCAAGGACATGCACCTAATGGTGACGTTACAACACTTGGCCGTGGCGGAAGCGACACATCTGCAGCAGCTTTAGGCGTTGCTGTGAAAGCTGAGTTTATTGATATCTTCACAGATGTTGAAGGGATTATGACGGCTGATCCACGCGTTGTGAAGAAAGCTATTCAGTTAGATAAAATTTCTTACACCGAAGTGATGCAAATGGCCACTGAAGGTGCTAAAGTAATACATCCACGAGCTGTGGAAACAGCAAACAAAGGGAAAGTACCAATGAGAGTGCGTTCAACTTACTCTCAGAATGAAGGAACGCTTATTACAGATATTTCGCCTGTTGAGCAAACAACTGCGCAACAGGATCGTGCACTTTTCTGTGGCGTGACGCATATTAATAATCTGTGTCAGTTCAGTATTACAAAACCAGCACAATTAGATGAACATTCGCTTACTGCAATTTTAAAAGAAAATCGGGTAAACGCCTCATTTATTAGTACTAATGAGACACACCTGTTATTTAGTGTGCCCGATGTAAAACGTGAATTGATTGAAGATGTTCTAGTCAATAACGGAAATGTGGTCACAATAAGGGAAAAATGTGCTAAAATTACAGTTGTAGGTATTGAACATCGCCATATGAAGGATGTTTCGCAAACAATACTAACTGCGTTAGACAATGAGAACATTCAAATTTTACAAACTAAATCAAATGCAAACACTTTGTGGGTATTGGTGGATGAAGTAAATATGATACAAGCCGCTAACTCATTGCATGATATATTTAATCAAACCCTCTAA
- a CDS encoding aspartate-semialdehyde dehydrogenase, with product MTKVYSVAVVGATGAVGEQIILQLEQSDLPIATIKFLSSPRSAGSTLSFKNEDVIVEEATPESFTDVDIAIFSAGGSISEKLAPEAVKRGAIVIDNTSHFRMAEDVPLVVPEVNEKALRTHNGIIANPNCSTIQMVAALEPIRKKHGLKRVIVSTYQAVSGAGNLANQELFDQTRAVLDNKPVEANILPASGDKKHYQIAFNAIPQIDVFGEDDYTYEEHKMINETKKIMSDATLKVAATCVRLPISRGHSESVYFEIDNDNVSAADIKEILSTAPGIVLEDDPATQTYPQALNCVDKRETFVGRVRRDLDEPKGFHMWVVSDNLLKGAAWNSVQIAERLVALNII from the coding sequence ATGACAAAAGTATATAGTGTAGCTGTCGTCGGCGCAACAGGCGCTGTTGGAGAACAAATCATCTTACAACTTGAGCAAAGTGACTTACCAATTGCAACAATCAAATTTTTATCTTCACCACGTTCGGCAGGTTCAACCCTTTCATTTAAAAATGAAGATGTTATCGTTGAAGAAGCAACGCCAGAAAGCTTCACAGATGTTGATATCGCCATTTTCAGTGCAGGTGGTTCTATTAGTGAAAAACTCGCACCAGAGGCAGTTAAACGTGGCGCTATCGTCATTGATAATACAAGCCATTTCCGTATGGCAGAAGACGTTCCATTAGTTGTACCAGAAGTTAACGAAAAAGCTTTACGCACTCATAACGGCATTATTGCCAACCCTAACTGTTCAACTATTCAAATGGTTGCGGCATTAGAACCTATCCGTAAAAAACATGGGCTTAAACGAGTGATTGTTTCTACCTATCAAGCCGTATCAGGTGCAGGGAATCTTGCGAATCAAGAACTGTTTGATCAAACACGAGCAGTACTTGACAATAAACCAGTAGAAGCTAATATTTTACCGGCTTCGGGTGATAAGAAACATTATCAAATTGCATTTAATGCCATTCCTCAAATCGATGTTTTCGGTGAAGATGACTACACGTATGAAGAGCATAAAATGATTAATGAAACTAAAAAAATCATGAGCGATGCAACATTAAAAGTAGCAGCAACATGTGTGCGTCTCCCAATTTCTCGCGGTCATTCAGAGTCTGTTTACTTTGAAATTGATAACGACAACGTATCAGCTGCAGATATCAAAGAAATTCTTAGCACTGCCCCTGGCATTGTTCTAGAAGATGATCCAGCAACACAAACGTATCCACAAGCGTTGAACTGCGTTGATAAACGCGAAACATTTGTGGGTCGTGTGCGTCGTGATTTAGATGAACCTAAAGGCTTCCACATGTGGGTCGTTTCAGATAACTTACTAAAAGGAGCAGCATGGAACTCTGTTCAAATCGCAGAACGTCTTGTTGCATTAAATATTATCTAA
- a CDS encoding PLP-dependent aminotransferase family protein: MIYKYQQLAEELRQALQANKWPVGTKIPSIRSLSETYKQHRGTVIQALQQLEKEHLLYVVPRSGYYVVKKEQLPITMTNPAIHFESGGPDWHYFPYKDFQHCLNQAITTYQEALFIYGTPNGLPDLLRMAQKQLATQQVFTKTANIFVTSGVQQALDILCQMPFPNNKKTILIEEPGYHAMIQLLKLKHIPFKTIARTTAGIDFNALEKLFKTNDIKFFYTMPRFHNPLGTSYNTAEKQRLVALAIKYNVFLVEDDYLQAFETDAKADPLYSYDLANHVIYLKSFSKIIFPGLRIGWCVIPELLITTFKAYKALADIDSSMLSQAAFAIYIQNGMYARHQKQLQAIYIRRSKVLIAALKEKDTEGHLQIFETKAMKTHLLLPDEVPVNYLYKKLLQQNIHLMNLENNYITTSPPRNLLCLDVTNVAETEIEKGITILTQTVNALFNERKH, translated from the coding sequence ATTATTTATAAGTATCAACAGTTAGCAGAAGAATTACGACAAGCATTACAAGCTAATAAATGGCCGGTGGGCACAAAAATCCCTTCGATTCGTTCATTAAGTGAGACCTACAAACAACATCGCGGCACGGTTATTCAAGCGTTACAACAACTGGAAAAAGAACACTTGCTTTACGTTGTTCCTCGAAGTGGTTATTATGTGGTCAAAAAAGAACAACTGCCAATTACAATGACAAACCCTGCGATTCATTTTGAATCTGGCGGACCAGATTGGCATTATTTTCCATATAAAGATTTTCAACATTGTCTCAACCAAGCAATTACAACCTATCAAGAAGCATTGTTTATATATGGCACACCAAACGGTTTACCTGATTTATTAAGAATGGCTCAAAAGCAACTAGCTACACAACAAGTTTTCACGAAAACCGCGAATATTTTTGTGACCTCAGGTGTTCAGCAAGCATTAGATATTTTATGCCAAATGCCGTTTCCGAATAATAAAAAAACGATTTTGATCGAGGAACCAGGTTATCATGCGATGATTCAACTACTTAAATTGAAACATATCCCTTTCAAAACAATCGCACGTACCACAGCGGGTATAGATTTTAATGCTCTGGAAAAGCTATTTAAAACGAACGATATTAAATTTTTTTATACGATGCCTCGTTTTCATAACCCGCTAGGCACTTCATATAATACAGCCGAAAAGCAACGTTTAGTTGCGCTAGCAATCAAATATAATGTCTTTCTGGTGGAGGATGATTATTTACAAGCGTTTGAAACAGATGCTAAAGCGGATCCTTTATATAGTTATGACCTTGCCAATCATGTTATTTACCTTAAAAGCTTTTCAAAAATAATTTTTCCTGGTTTGCGTATTGGTTGGTGTGTGATTCCAGAGCTTTTAATCACTACATTTAAAGCGTATAAAGCTCTAGCAGATATTGATAGTAGTATGCTTTCACAAGCAGCTTTTGCAATTTACATACAAAATGGGATGTATGCCCGCCATCAAAAACAATTACAAGCCATCTACATCAGACGTTCAAAAGTTCTTATAGCAGCTCTAAAAGAAAAAGACACAGAAGGGCACTTACAAATCTTTGAGACCAAAGCAATGAAAACGCATCTGCTTTTACCTGATGAAGTACCCGTGAATTATTTGTATAAAAAATTGCTCCAACAAAATATCCATCTGATGAATCTCGAAAATAATTATATAACAACTAGCCCGCCAAGAAATTTACTCTGTTTAGATGTTACTAATGTTGCGGAAACAGAGATAGAAAAAGGCATTACAATCCTTACTCAAACAGTTAATGCTCTATTTAATGAGCGAAAACATTAA